In one window of Fusobacterium sp. DD2 DNA:
- a CDS encoding RNA 2'-phosphotransferase: MRKLDDVKLGKFLSLILRHKPETIGITLDKNGWVNVNELIEKIKLSGRYIDMEILERIVRENNKKRYSFDENKKKIRASQGHSIEVELNLKEMTPPTILYHGTATRFLESIREKGIIKGNRQYVHLSKDIETAKNVGKRHGEVVILPIDIEGLKKIGHKFYLSENKIWLSDDIPSRYILWDKIIY; encoded by the coding sequence ATGAGAAAATTAGATGATGTAAAACTTGGAAAATTTTTAAGTCTTATTCTTAGACATAAACCAGAAACAATAGGAATAACTTTAGATAAAAATGGTTGGGTAAATGTAAATGAGTTAATAGAAAAAATAAAACTTTCAGGTAGATATATTGATATGGAAATACTGGAAAGAATAGTTAGAGAAAATAATAAGAAGAGATACTCTTTTGATGAAAATAAAAAGAAAATAAGAGCTAGTCAAGGACACTCTATTGAAGTAGAGTTAAATTTAAAAGAGATGACACCTCCAACTATTCTATATCATGGAACAGCAACTAGATTTTTGGAAAGTATTAGAGAAAAAGGGATAATAAAAGGAAATAGGCAATATGTTCATCTATCTAAAGATATAGAAACAGCTAAAAATGTTGGAAAAAGACATGGGGAAGTAGTTATTTTACCAATAGATATAGAGGGTTTAAAGAAGATAGGACATAAATTTTATCTATCAGAGAATAAAATATGGTTAAGTGATGACATTCCAAGCAGATATATTTTATGGGATAAAATTATTTATTAA